The Candidatus Methylacidiphilales bacterium genome includes the window TTAGGGCCGGTCTGAGTTTCGGCGAAAGCAAAAAGTAATCGATCCTCCAACCGACGTTCCGCGCCCGGGCCCCGGCGCGGAAGCTCCACCAACTGTAATGCCCCGGCCCCTTCTCAAATTCGCGGAAGGTGTCGATCCACCCGGCATCCAGGTATCGCTGGAAGCTTTTCCGCTCTTCCGGGGTGAAGCCGGGGCTCTGGACATTCTCCTTTGGACGGGCGATGTCGATTTCCTGGTGGGCCACGTTCAGGTCCCCGCACACCACCACCGGCTTGTTTTTCTCCAGCTTTTGGATGTGCCTCAAAAAGGCCACATCCCACCCGTTGACTCGGTAGTCGAGCCGTCGCAGGCCGTCCTGGGAATTCGGGGTGTAGACGTTGACCAGGATGAAGTCGTTGAACTCGGCATTGATGATGCGGCCCTCTTGGTCGTGCTCGGGGATGCCCATGCCAAGCGTGACGGACCGGGGGGCGAAGCGGCTGAAAACCGCCGTGCCGGAATAACCTTTCTTCACCGCACTGTTCCAATGCGCGTGGTCATGGTCGGGCAGGGCCAGGTCCACTTGGTGGGCCTCCGCCTTGGTTTCCTGGAGCCCCAGGATATCGGGGCGGGCCTTGGCCACGAAGTCCAGAAATCCCTTCCCGAGCGTGGCCCGGATGCCATTGACGTTCCAAGAAAGTAGAATCATGGCGGCAAATCTACCGCGAAGGGCACAAACAACGCGAAGGGAAAAGTTGTTTGGGAATCAACGACACCCTCTGCCGGCCACGGGGATCGGAATCCCCGTCTACAGAAAAGGATCCCCCTTTCCTCATTGCCCACCACACCTCAGCGCGAGTTCCACTGCAGGGTTCCAGCTTGGAACCTGTCCGGATAGGCTCTTATCCCATCAACTGAGATTGCGCGCCTTGTCCGACCAAGGGCTGGTCGGATAATCCCGCTGGAGCAGGTCGACCAGTTTCTTGGCCGCGTCTTCCGCGGCTTTCTTCCGCGCGGGATCGGTTTCGCTCTTGGCCTGCTTGAATTTGGCGCCAGCAGCTATGTAAAGGGCCTCGGGCACCATCTGGGGCAGCGAGGCACGGTAGAAGAGGTCGATCTTGACCGCGTTGTTGTGGGCCAGTTCGTAGATGTTCAGGTCCGGCTTGCCCGCGGCCTGCTTGGTCTCGCTGGTCTTGATCCCCTTGTCCCCCATCTCGACAAGAGAACGGGCGAGGGCGAGCATGCACTTGGCCTTGGTCTCGTTGCTGCTGCGGGCGCTGCCCTGGACTTCGCGCAACACTTTGAACCCTTCATCATACTTGCCTTCGGCCAAAAGGGCGGTGGCCCGACCGAAGTCGGCATCAAAGATTTTATCCGACCATGGGAATTTCTCCTTGAGAGTGGCAAAGGACGATTGGGCTTTGGTCAGGTCGCCCTTGCCCTGGGCGGCGGCGCCGATGCCATAGGTGGCGGCAGCCTGGGCGCGGGGCTCGGGGAAGTTGTCGGCCAGGCGTCCATAAACCTCCAGCGCCTTGTCCCATTTCTTGTTTTCCAGGAGGATGGAACCGTAGCGGTCGTAGTCCGCCCAGGCCATGCGCTTGGGGTCGGTGATCTTGCCGAACGCTTCGTCGTAGAAAACCAGGGCCTGTTCGGGCTGCCCGCCCTGGAACATCAGGCTGGCGCGTCCGATCAACACCTGGACCTGGGCCACCTCGTCGGACAGGCTGCCGGCCAGTTTGCTCAAATAAGTGGCCGCCTCATTCAGGGTCATGGTTCCCGATTTGATCTCCAACAACAGGACGTCAACCAGACGCTGGAGCGCGTTCGTGATGGTCTTGGACTGTGGAAACTCGGATACCGCCTTTTCCAACGACGACTGGGACGAAGTCATCAACTCTTTCCACTGGGCCTTCTTGGCCTCATCCAGTTTGTCAAATGGTCCCAGCGCAATCGCGTCCTTGCGCTGGAGGTCGGCCCCCCGAACCAGACCGAAGGCGGCGTATTCGGCCATCTTCTGGCCGTTCGGCGTCGCCAGGACTTCGGGCGGGAGTTTTTTGTAAAAGTCGTAGACGGCCTGGAAGGCCTTGGCGGCCTCGTCTTTTTTCTTGGCTTTTTCATCCAGGTATTTTGCGCGCTCGAAGAGGGTGACGATGGCCTGGGTGGACTGCGGGTAGGCGGCAATGAGCGCATCCTGGGCCTTGATCATTTCCTCGATGCGGCCCTGCTGCAGGTGGATGTTCCATATTTTGTCGAGGGCCCCGATGGCGAAGTTGGAATCCTTGTATTTGTCCGCCACCGACTGGAAGCGCTGGATGGCTTCGTCGGGCTTTTTGGCCTTGTCGAGGGAAACAGCGGAAAAATAACTCGCTTCCATGACCCGGGGTGAATTGGCGAACTTGGTTGCGAAGTCGGCGAATGCCTTGGCCGCCTCTTCAAATCGTCCCGCCTGCGAAAGCATGCTGGCAACCTGATAGGAAGCCTCCTCCTGGATGGCCGGGGTTTTGGAGGCAGCGGCCAGTTCCTGCATGGCTTTGATGGCCGGCTCGACCTGTTTCATTTGCAGGAGGGCCAGGGCGCGCAGACGTTGGGCGTCCTCGACCGCCTCCGGCGGAACCTTGAGCTTGCCGGCGGCGGCGTCGCGGATGAAGTCGTCAAAGGTCTTGAGGGCTTCATCCGCCTTGCCCAGAGCGAGGTAACACTGGGCCTTGAGCTTGGGGATCTGTCCGGAAACGCGGCTGGCGGGGAAGTTCTTCAGGCTTTCATCAAAGGCCTTGATGGCATCGTC containing:
- a CDS encoding exodeoxyribonuclease III; the protein is MILLSWNVNGIRATLGKGFLDFVAKARPDILGLQETKAEAHQVDLALPDHDHAHWNSAVKKGYSGTAVFSRFAPRSVTLGMGIPEHDQEGRIINAEFNDFILVNVYTPNSQDGLRRLDYRVNGWDVAFLRHIQKLEKNKPVVVCGDLNVAHQEIDIARPKENVQSPGFTPEERKSFQRYLDAGWIDTFREFEKGPGHYSWWSFRAGARARNVGWRIDYFLLSPKLRPALKRAWIMPEVTGSDHCPVGIELSL
- a CDS encoding tetratricopeptide repeat protein, which codes for MTKSSMLIRVLRIFLVCTLPFLSVPLSAQTAIELREKASKAFEAGNYKEAVAAAQDFMQKFSTDIEAPKVRFLLGVSQYSVGDYAGCAATFANPKDLPEEFDATIKFHLGAANYFLGQYDKAIAALGQVLTSKDAEAKKNLSPYAVYYIGRSHMGKGSKADEAKDKVGAAKEWAEGLKSFTEFTTSFPNHELFIDVATAKATANIFLNKLDAALADLETLRNKPESAGMGDDIDFLTGYVLTQSAQKLLDDFKKEEAEAVITRAKETYARLAKSPNLVMANQAAFQLASLEFAQAQTVRGDAAAYREAMEAAIEAYRSLRSKDEIAASQQKRVDEARKAVTDAGGNRDRVRAAQQALSREQQKLTSVESAPDTAVDGLSRIGDCLLQLQRYDEARIVYRFAGQFGNDEQKKQLSIQKVISFAMQGLPDQAEKNFAEFRSKYPNDPLAENVRFLIGNALMQQAKYDDAIKAFDESLKNFPASRVSGQIPKLKAQCYLALGKADEALKTFDDFIRDAAAGKLKVPPEAVEDAQRLRALALLQMKQVEPAIKAMQELAAASKTPAIQEEASYQVASMLSQAGRFEEAAKAFADFATKFANSPRVMEASYFSAVSLDKAKKPDEAIQRFQSVADKYKDSNFAIGALDKIWNIHLQQGRIEEMIKAQDALIAAYPQSTQAIVTLFERAKYLDEKAKKKDEAAKAFQAVYDFYKKLPPEVLATPNGQKMAEYAAFGLVRGADLQRKDAIALGPFDKLDEAKKAQWKELMTSSQSSLEKAVSEFPQSKTITNALQRLVDVLLLEIKSGTMTLNEAATYLSKLAGSLSDEVAQVQVLIGRASLMFQGGQPEQALVFYDEAFGKITDPKRMAWADYDRYGSILLENKKWDKALEVYGRLADNFPEPRAQAAATYGIGAAAQGKGDLTKAQSSFATLKEKFPWSDKIFDADFGRATALLAEGKYDEGFKVLREVQGSARSSNETKAKCMLALARSLVEMGDKGIKTSETKQAAGKPDLNIYELAHNNAVKIDLFYRASLPQMVPEALYIAAGAKFKQAKSETDPARKKAAEDAAKKLVDLLQRDYPTSPWSDKARNLS